Proteins co-encoded in one Leptospira dzoumogneensis genomic window:
- the mtnB gene encoding methylthioribulose 1-phosphate dehydratase, with protein MSQKKILTRLAESGVLYHSKGWMPGTAGNLSIKDEKDPNVFWVSGSGLDKNKLTRKDFLPVEIQSGKVLEGWKGREGLKPSAETSIHRAVYKAFPEMGCSLHVHTPESNLIEIGVSKENPIEDLPLLPLEIIKAFGIWDENPNVAVPVLYNYPKVQDISDHLEKHLIETKPRVPFCIIEKHGITVWGKDLIQANRHLEAADFLLKVRAMSK; from the coding sequence ATGTCCCAAAAAAAGATCCTGACTCGCCTCGCCGAGTCGGGAGTACTATATCATTCTAAAGGATGGATGCCTGGAACTGCAGGTAATCTTTCCATCAAGGACGAAAAAGATCCTAACGTGTTCTGGGTAAGCGGGAGCGGTTTGGATAAGAACAAACTGACTCGAAAAGATTTTCTTCCTGTAGAGATCCAATCCGGAAAAGTATTAGAAGGTTGGAAAGGTAGAGAAGGTCTTAAACCTTCCGCTGAAACTTCTATCCACAGAGCGGTTTACAAAGCGTTTCCTGAAATGGGATGTTCTCTTCATGTTCATACTCCCGAATCCAATCTGATCGAGATAGGAGTTTCCAAAGAGAATCCGATCGAAGATCTTCCTCTTCTTCCTTTAGAGATCATCAAGGCATTCGGTATTTGGGATGAGAATCCGAATGTTGCTGTTCCGGTCCTATATAATTATCCAAAGGTCCAAGATATCTCGGATCATCTGGAAAAACATCTCATTGAAACAAAACCCAGAGTCCCGTTTTGTATTATAGAAAAACATGGGATCACTGTTTGGGGAAAAGATCTGATCCAGGCGAATCGACATTTAGAAGCCGCAGATTTTTTACTAAAAGTGCGGGCGATGTCCAAGTAA
- a CDS encoding response regulator, which translates to MSPLLDDRPKILVVDDEAANLQVLKQILQEDYRLFFAKDGIKAIELAISEKPNLILLDVMMPGMTGHETCKKLRNESSTSRIPVIFVTAMAEEEDEADGFEAGAVDYITKPVSPAIVKARVKTHLSLVRNEELRETRLQIIQRLGLAAEYKDNETGLHVIRMSHYSKTLTEALGHSEDTAEKILHASPMHDIGKIGIPDSILQKPGKLDPEEWDIMKTHPTIGAEIIGDHDSSLLQMAKSIALNHHEKWDGSGYPNGIKGDTIPIEARIVTIADVFDALTTERPYKKAWSIEDAVNHIRKGAGSHFDPGLVPVFLNLMPELLKIRERWAET; encoded by the coding sequence ATGAGCCCACTTCTGGATGACAGACCTAAAATTTTAGTCGTAGACGATGAAGCGGCAAACCTGCAGGTACTCAAACAAATATTACAAGAAGATTATAGATTGTTTTTCGCAAAGGACGGTATCAAGGCTATAGAGCTCGCAATCTCCGAAAAACCGAATCTGATCCTTTTGGACGTGATGATGCCCGGAATGACAGGGCATGAAACCTGTAAAAAACTCAGAAATGAATCCTCCACTTCTAGAATACCTGTGATATTCGTGACAGCAATGGCGGAAGAAGAAGACGAGGCTGACGGTTTTGAAGCCGGAGCCGTGGACTATATTACAAAACCTGTAAGTCCTGCGATCGTTAAGGCAAGAGTTAAAACACATCTTTCTTTGGTCCGAAATGAGGAACTAAGAGAGACTAGGCTTCAGATCATCCAAAGATTGGGGCTCGCAGCTGAATACAAAGACAACGAAACCGGTCTACATGTGATCCGGATGAGCCATTATTCTAAAACACTTACGGAAGCCTTGGGTCATTCCGAAGATACCGCAGAGAAGATATTACATGCTTCTCCCATGCACGATATAGGTAAAATCGGGATCCCTGATAGTATATTACAAAAACCCGGTAAATTAGATCCTGAAGAATGGGATATCATGAAAACCCATCCCACTATAGGTGCGGAGATCATAGGAGATCATGATTCTTCCCTATTACAAATGGCGAAAAGTATCGCTTTGAACCACCATGAAAAATGGGATGGAAGCGGTTATCCGAACGGGATCAAAGGAGATACCATCCCTATCGAAGCAAGGATCGTAACCATTGCGGACGTATTCGATGCACTTACCACGGAAAGACCTTATAAAAAAGCATGGAGTATAGAAGACGCGGTCAATCATATCCGTAAAGGTGCCGGATCTCATTTTGATCCGGGACTTGTTCCGGTCTTTTTGAATCTGATGCCTGAACTTTTAAAGATCCGAGAACGCTGGGCGGAAACCTAA
- a CDS encoding SDR family NAD(P)-dependent oxidoreductase, whose protein sequence is MGPKNILVVGAGSGIGRSLLEKLNANPEYFPIGISRRGVPLEENLERGLNYLCDLGEQNRILEFTSSLLKIWKEIHAIYFASGDGLFLKIEDLEWEDLQKHLTLNLSAPILLTSKLLASMKNGSLLCYISSTAGKLGFPESSPYCASKHGLAGFAKAIREEVKDRGIRVTTVYAGAIDTPIWDGREGFKREDMIPAKDAAVFLESLYSFPASFNQDEILFLPPKGVL, encoded by the coding sequence ATGGGACCCAAGAATATCCTGGTAGTCGGGGCCGGATCCGGGATCGGCAGATCATTATTAGAAAAACTGAATGCGAATCCGGAATATTTTCCGATCGGGATCTCCAGACGCGGAGTTCCTTTGGAGGAAAATTTAGAAAGAGGGTTAAATTATCTATGCGATCTGGGAGAGCAAAACCGGATCCTAGAATTCACTTCTTCACTTTTGAAAATTTGGAAAGAGATCCATGCGATCTATTTCGCTTCCGGGGACGGTCTATTCTTAAAGATAGAAGATCTGGAATGGGAAGATCTGCAAAAACATCTGACTCTAAACTTAAGCGCTCCTATTTTACTGACTTCTAAACTTCTAGCTTCTATGAAGAATGGATCTCTTCTCTGTTATATTTCTTCTACCGCCGGGAAGCTTGGATTTCCGGAATCTTCTCCTTATTGCGCTTCTAAACATGGTCTGGCCGGTTTTGCAAAAGCGATCCGGGAAGAAGTAAAAGATCGCGGGATAAGAGTGACTACGGTGTATGCAGGAGCGATAGACACTCCTATCTGGGATGGAAGAGAAGGTTTTAAAAGAGAAGATATGATCCCGGCAAAGGATGCTGCAGTCTTTCTGGAAAGTTTGTATTCTTTTCCCGCGAGTTTCAACCAGGACGAGATACTTTTTCTGCCGCCCAAAGGTGTGCTTTAA
- a CDS encoding 1,2-dihydroxy-3-keto-5-methylthiopentene dioxygenase: protein MATIIQKPGLPEIKDNTEVKSFLNKRGIEYDHWPVPSTSNSLTDKLTLVDDEKEALLKNLDNRFETLKEKEGYQSRDLIVLHPQVPGLNEMLAKFDKVHYHTDDEVRYIVDGSGIFGFALSGEKFLVKVEKDDFISVPKNTNHWFTLDENKRIKAVRYFQDMSGWVPNYVEETTALV, encoded by the coding sequence ATGGCGACTATTATCCAAAAACCGGGACTACCGGAAATCAAAGACAATACTGAAGTTAAATCTTTTCTGAATAAAAGAGGGATCGAATACGATCATTGGCCGGTCCCTAGTACCTCTAATTCTCTTACGGATAAATTAACTCTAGTAGATGATGAGAAAGAAGCTCTTCTCAAAAATTTGGACAATCGTTTCGAGACCTTAAAAGAAAAAGAAGGTTATCAGTCCAGAGATCTGATCGTTCTTCATCCGCAAGTTCCCGGCTTGAACGAGATGTTGGCTAAATTTGATAAAGTGCATTATCATACGGACGACGAAGTTCGTTATATAGTGGATGGTTCCGGAATTTTCGGATTCGCTCTCTCTGGCGAAAAGTTTTTAGTAAAAGTGGAGAAGGACGATTTCATCTCCGTTCCTAAGAACACAAATCATTGGTTCACTCTAGATGAGAACAAAAGGATCAAAGCAGTCCGTTATTTCCAAGACATGAGCGGCTGGGTTCCTAATTACGTAGAAGAAACTACGGCTCTAGTTTAA
- a CDS encoding MHYT domain-containing protein, translating to MIAFLDNFFIYNSSTKLLTATYNPWLVVLSVLMAIFASYIALQIVGQKVPESSPPVTKYLISSAASIALGCGVWSMHFIGMLSFELCTTVQYDKSLTILSIFPSLLASTIALSFVNRPKISGTELVLGGVLVGSGIGAMHYTGMAAVETGPYLRYDPWFFALSIVVAVVLAILSLWVRFGLENMKLGTLWPSIISAITMGSAISGMHYTGMEAARFIGENTTLTPQTTDSTFLALSVSLITIAFTLFAFAVNWFLRYRDLVNNLRVSESRLRTIITTAVDGVITMDAEGKIREFNRSAELIFGYENGEVIGKNIRELMPDPYYSIKDKNSKTMLSAGFAKIIGSSREVIGVRKDGSDFPIRLAIGHGKLSGEDLFVGFVTDISERKMIENALKQSEQQVRSMIENIPGITYRCLPNNEWNMLFMSDSTESILGYPIQDFVSSNSIRSFKDVVHPEDIKMVESIVDAAVAGKRAFTLEYRVIHQNGEIRWLWDNGCGVYGGNGEAIFIDGVILDITERRRIEEALRKEKEKAELAAITKTSFLANMSHEIRTPMNAILGFTEVLLSDQLEKNHRTHLETVKSSAKSLLRLLNDILNTAKLEKGAVELEEMDFSLFKLIAELKSTLGIGARKKNLEFEVVQESDLPEFYKGDSLRIRQILMNLIGNAVKFTDKGKVSLKVKREEGKLHFAVQDTGIGIQADRLDKIFEPFTQADISTTRRFGGTGLGTTICKQLTELMGGKIWAESSLGKGSTFHVLLPLEEGKPRQENKIQTGIKLPPLKILVVDDVEKNTELVSLLLQNLGHQVESSYNGEDAVKKVTTGSFDLVLMDVQMPGLDGRQATKVIRMHEIQEKVSRTPILALTASVFEEDKNAASAAGMDGFVSKPVEMDQMIAEIARVLGYSEMIADQEIDPFWKEVEWDPKKASILAKELSESFQRGSIEEKSLEEFSDLIRTKVENSDFKLFSSKIEQFEFEEAYTLLKKFSTQLGLDIGK from the coding sequence GTGATCGCATTTTTAGATAATTTTTTCATTTATAATTCTTCCACTAAACTTCTTACGGCAACGTATAACCCTTGGCTGGTTGTTCTTTCCGTTTTAATGGCGATATTCGCTTCCTATATCGCTTTGCAGATCGTTGGACAAAAAGTTCCGGAATCTTCTCCGCCCGTCACAAAATATCTGATCTCTTCCGCTGCGAGCATAGCCTTAGGCTGCGGGGTTTGGTCCATGCATTTTATCGGGATGCTTTCTTTTGAACTATGCACGACGGTTCAGTATGATAAGAGCCTGACTATCCTATCCATCTTTCCGAGTCTTCTCGCCTCTACGATCGCATTGTCGTTCGTGAATAGGCCTAAAATTTCAGGTACAGAACTAGTGTTAGGCGGCGTTCTTGTAGGTTCCGGGATAGGAGCTATGCATTATACAGGAATGGCGGCCGTGGAGACGGGTCCTTACTTACGTTATGATCCATGGTTTTTTGCACTATCCATCGTAGTTGCGGTCGTTCTTGCGATACTCTCTCTTTGGGTACGATTCGGTCTAGAAAATATGAAGTTAGGCACTCTTTGGCCTTCCATCATTTCTGCGATCACTATGGGATCCGCTATTTCCGGAATGCATTATACCGGAATGGAAGCTGCAAGATTCATAGGAGAAAACACTACCCTTACCCCTCAGACTACGGACTCTACTTTCTTAGCACTTTCAGTTTCCCTTATCACGATCGCATTCACTCTGTTTGCATTTGCAGTCAACTGGTTCTTGAGATACCGAGATCTAGTAAATAACTTAAGAGTCAGCGAATCCAGACTTAGGACGATCATCACCACCGCTGTGGATGGAGTGATCACGATGGATGCCGAAGGTAAGATCAGAGAATTCAACCGTTCTGCAGAGTTGATCTTCGGTTATGAAAACGGTGAGGTGATCGGTAAAAATATCAGAGAGTTAATGCCGGATCCTTACTATAGCATAAAAGATAAAAATTCCAAGACGATGTTGAGTGCGGGCTTCGCTAAAATTATAGGAAGCAGCAGAGAAGTTATCGGCGTTAGAAAAGACGGATCCGACTTTCCGATTCGTTTGGCCATAGGTCATGGAAAACTTTCCGGAGAAGATCTATTCGTCGGTTTTGTAACCGATATCAGCGAAAGAAAAATGATAGAGAACGCATTAAAACAAAGTGAACAACAAGTGCGTTCCATGATCGAAAATATCCCGGGTATCACATATAGATGCCTTCCGAATAATGAATGGAATATGTTATTCATGAGTGATTCTACGGAATCTATTCTAGGCTATCCCATCCAAGATTTTGTAAGCTCAAACTCTATCCGATCTTTTAAAGACGTTGTTCATCCTGAAGATATTAAAATGGTAGAGTCCATAGTAGATGCTGCAGTCGCGGGAAAAAGAGCATTTACTTTAGAATATAGGGTCATCCACCAAAACGGAGAGATCAGATGGCTTTGGGACAATGGATGTGGAGTTTACGGCGGGAACGGAGAAGCAATCTTCATAGACGGGGTTATTTTAGATATCACCGAAAGAAGAAGAATAGAGGAAGCTCTACGTAAGGAAAAAGAAAAAGCGGAACTCGCTGCGATCACTAAAACTTCTTTTTTAGCGAATATGAGCCATGAGATCCGAACTCCGATGAACGCAATACTAGGGTTTACGGAAGTTCTTCTTTCCGACCAATTGGAAAAAAATCATAGGACCCACTTGGAAACCGTCAAAAGTTCCGCGAAATCTTTATTAAGACTTTTGAATGATATTTTAAACACCGCGAAGTTGGAAAAAGGAGCGGTGGAATTGGAAGAAATGGACTTCTCCCTTTTCAAATTGATCGCAGAATTAAAATCCACCTTAGGGATCGGTGCCAGAAAGAAAAATCTGGAATTCGAAGTGGTCCAAGAATCGGATCTTCCTGAATTTTATAAAGGAGATTCTTTAAGGATCAGACAGATCCTGATGAATCTGATCGGAAACGCGGTCAAATTCACTGACAAAGGAAAGGTCAGTTTAAAAGTAAAAAGAGAAGAAGGAAAACTTCATTTTGCCGTCCAAGATACCGGGATCGGGATCCAAGCGGATCGATTGGATAAAATTTTCGAACCGTTCACTCAGGCGGATATTTCCACAACTAGACGTTTTGGCGGAACAGGACTCGGAACTACGATCTGTAAACAGCTAACGGAATTGATGGGTGGAAAGATCTGGGCGGAGAGTTCTCTCGGCAAAGGAAGTACATTCCATGTACTTCTTCCTTTAGAAGAAGGAAAACCTAGACAAGAGAACAAGATACAAACAGGGATCAAACTTCCTCCTTTAAAGATCTTAGTAGTGGACGATGTGGAAAAAAATACGGAACTAGTAAGCCTTCTTCTCCAGAACCTTGGACACCAGGTTGAATCATCGTATAACGGAGAGGACGCGGTAAAAAAAGTCACGACCGGATCTTTCGATCTGGTTCTAATGGACGTACAGATGCCTGGATTGGACGGCCGCCAAGCGACTAAGGTCATACGGATGCATGAAATCCAGGAGAAGGTTTCCAGGACCCCTATTTTGGCATTGACCGCCAGCGTTTTTGAAGAAGATAAAAATGCGGCGAGTGCGGCCGGGATGGATGGATTCGTTTCCAAACCTGTGGAGATGGATCAGATGATCGCTGAGATCGCAAGAGTATTAGGTTATTCCGAAATGATCGCAGATCAGGAAATCGATCCTTTCTGGAAAGAAGTGGAATGGGATCCTAAAAAAGCTTCCATTCTTGCGAAAGAACTATCCGAATCTTTTCAAAGAGGCTCGATAGAAGAAAAATCTTTAGAAGAATTTTCGGATCTGATCCGGACCAAAGTGGAAAATTCCGATTTTAAACTTTTTAGTTCTAAAATAGAACAATTCGAATTCGAAGAGGCGTACACTCTTCTTAAAAAATTCAGCACCCAACTCGGATTGGACATCGGAAAATAG
- a CDS encoding histidine kinase N-terminal 7TM domain-containing protein — protein sequence MGTEVQSLSWFKWTPYAILPLFSLFLSILSLRLGFKNRQTSGAPEFILVCLGMILYSFGYFWEIVSTRPESIIFWDNFQFIGPDLLIVSLPFLCLRVANLSRFIHPISIFLFSFIPLCTEIVVWFGAKEWIRPSLRFDPSAPWLALIYEYGPWMQVYVINSIFIFSLCIIILLYGIWTQRAFHRVRCLVFMIGVTLPFGSQVMTAGSFIPFIHPKLDIFPLAASFALIVWMYGLFYFRILNLIPLARNQVFEYIQDAVFVMNSSGFLLDCNVSALNMLGIARLRQDSKLSEFLPDLNVLVEECHSNRKTNTEWKTNHGKYYDVSVRSQRAEGSHFTIVVLRDVTQRAISERKLSERRDILQSILDSTSILFLVLDGDGKLILLNRACLQTTGFDLMELEGKVFWETELFAEESKTIAKVFEQRFAKKKFPKHTSVLLRTKEGKSRRTLWEHKEVRDRNGHLQYVISTGTDATGLKEAEFRIETLQRANEEILAQKEIIESQKFDLEEALQSLKRTQAKLIQASKLADLGQLAAGIAHEINNPIGAIQAAGFNILSYLEKIRNELRSILPLLSSLSDEDWNSYKELISLGVSSKEILIGLERRRVLAEIKTEMKSADILFPEETAEFFVDFGIASSWKNFERILKNQNTRELLPFFLNLLGPEQCVDTIKTAVDRSAKIVYALRSFAHFESSHKKRKFSLKENIDTVLTLYQNLFKHGVEVSTNLDGVPEFLGFPDDLMHLWTNLIMNSVQAMSYKGSIGISASLQGNEVIVSIQDKGPGIPAGVKDQVFDAFFTTKPLGEGSGLGLDIAKRIVEKHKGRIWFDSSPGNTIFYVGLPFEV from the coding sequence ATGGGAACGGAAGTCCAATCTTTATCCTGGTTCAAATGGACTCCTTACGCGATCCTTCCCTTATTCAGCCTCTTTCTTTCCATTCTTTCTCTTAGATTAGGATTCAAAAATAGACAAACCTCCGGAGCGCCTGAATTCATTCTGGTATGTCTTGGAATGATCCTGTATAGTTTCGGATATTTTTGGGAGATAGTCAGCACAAGGCCCGAGAGTATTATTTTTTGGGACAATTTCCAATTTATAGGTCCTGACCTTCTGATCGTTTCACTTCCCTTTCTTTGTTTAAGGGTAGCGAATTTAAGCAGATTCATTCACCCGATCAGCATTTTTCTTTTTTCATTCATTCCTCTATGTACTGAAATTGTAGTTTGGTTCGGAGCAAAAGAATGGATCCGCCCTTCTCTTAGATTCGATCCCTCCGCTCCCTGGCTGGCTTTAATCTACGAATATGGGCCTTGGATGCAGGTCTATGTAATCAATTCCATCTTCATATTCTCGCTTTGTATTATAATTTTATTATATGGGATCTGGACCCAGAGAGCATTCCATAGGGTACGCTGCCTGGTATTTATGATCGGGGTCACTCTTCCTTTCGGCAGTCAGGTGATGACCGCGGGCAGTTTTATTCCTTTTATCCATCCAAAGCTGGATATTTTCCCTTTAGCTGCAAGTTTCGCTTTGATCGTTTGGATGTACGGTCTTTTTTATTTCAGGATCTTAAACCTGATCCCTCTTGCAAGGAATCAGGTTTTCGAATATATACAAGATGCAGTTTTTGTAATGAACTCTTCCGGATTCCTTCTGGATTGTAATGTTTCCGCTCTAAATATGCTCGGGATAGCAAGATTGAGACAAGATTCCAAACTTTCCGAATTTCTCCCGGATCTGAACGTTCTTGTGGAAGAATGTCATTCCAACAGAAAGACGAATACCGAATGGAAAACGAATCATGGCAAATATTATGATGTTTCCGTTCGTTCCCAAAGAGCGGAAGGTTCTCATTTCACGATCGTAGTATTGAGAGATGTGACACAGAGGGCGATCTCGGAAAGAAAACTTTCGGAAAGAAGGGATATCCTTCAGAGTATTTTAGACTCCACCAGCATCCTATTCCTCGTTTTGGATGGAGATGGTAAATTAATTTTATTGAATAGAGCCTGCCTGCAAACCACTGGATTCGATCTAATGGAACTGGAAGGAAAAGTTTTTTGGGAAACGGAACTATTTGCGGAAGAAAGTAAAACGATTGCAAAAGTTTTCGAACAACGTTTTGCAAAGAAGAAGTTCCCAAAACATACAAGTGTACTTCTTAGGACCAAGGAAGGAAAATCCAGAAGAACTCTTTGGGAGCATAAAGAAGTCAGGGATCGGAACGGCCATTTACAATATGTGATATCCACAGGGACAGACGCCACGGGTTTAAAAGAAGCGGAATTCAGGATAGAAACATTACAAAGAGCGAATGAAGAGATCCTGGCCCAAAAAGAGATCATAGAATCCCAAAAATTCGACCTGGAAGAAGCTCTCCAAAGTTTGAAAAGGACCCAGGCAAAGTTAATCCAGGCTTCCAAGCTCGCGGATCTAGGCCAATTAGCGGCAGGGATCGCTCATGAGATCAATAATCCTATAGGTGCGATCCAGGCGGCGGGTTTTAATATTCTATCTTATCTAGAAAAGATCAGAAATGAATTACGTTCCATCCTCCCTCTTCTCTCTTCTTTATCCGACGAGGATTGGAACTCCTACAAAGAGTTGATCTCTTTGGGGGTTTCTTCCAAAGAGATATTGATCGGTCTGGAAAGAAGAAGGGTACTTGCGGAGATCAAAACGGAGATGAAATCCGCGGATATTCTTTTCCCTGAGGAAACTGCAGAATTTTTCGTCGATTTCGGGATCGCTTCTTCCTGGAAAAATTTCGAAAGAATATTAAAAAATCAGAATACAAGGGAACTTCTCCCCTTCTTTTTAAACCTTTTAGGTCCGGAACAATGTGTGGATACGATCAAAACGGCGGTGGATCGTTCCGCAAAAATTGTATATGCACTCAGAAGTTTTGCACATTTCGAGTCCTCCCATAAGAAAAGAAAATTTTCTTTAAAGGAAAATATAGATACCGTTCTGACACTGTACCAGAATCTATTCAAACATGGTGTGGAAGTTTCGACTAACCTGGACGGTGTCCCCGAGTTTTTAGGCTTTCCGGATGATTTAATGCATTTATGGACAAATTTGATCATGAATTCCGTCCAGGCGATGTCGTACAAAGGTTCGATCGGGATTAGCGCTTCCTTACAAGGGAACGAGGTGATAGTTTCTATCCAAGACAAGGGACCCGGGATCCCTGCAGGAGTGAAAGACCAAGTGTTCGATGCATTCTTCACCACCAAACCTTTGGGAGAAGGTTCAGGACTCGGTTTAGATATAGCAAAGCGAATTGTAGAAAAACATAAAGGAAGGATCTGGTTTGATTCTTCTCCCGGGAATACTATATTTTATGTGGGGCTTCCTTTCGAGGTCTGA
- a CDS encoding hybrid sensor histidine kinase/response regulator, producing MDHSSASNPDFRVLFESVPGLYLVLSPELKIIAVSDGYLRATRTERDKILGRGIFEVFPDNPDDPEATGVSNLHSSLLRVLETKAQDTMAVQKYDIQLPKEEGGGFTVKYWSPLNVPVLNKQGKVEYIIHKAEDITEFVLLKQRGEQQTEMTEALRSRTEEMETEIIRRSQELQSANKSLRETEKIKNEFFANISHELRTPLSLILAPVESILSDKGSNLSSGNIQMLGTVHNNSVRLLQMVNSLLDFSKFEAGKMKVELEPTNISNLVHTILKDFEPSALEKNIQIQKELPSSDLNVLIDRYLFERIFFNLLSNALKFTPKDGNISVILKYSENQLLLSVQDSGIGISEEDQKIIFKKFQQAEGSSTRRYGGTGLGLSMVKDFSELLGGSVEVTSKLNSGSKFSVKIPAQKADSGEKEPSSKIFSHSPQYSNLEISNKEGADLSDKPKVLICEDNEDLASYIYSLLSPLYRVKSARNGREGLKLVYFWEPDLVLSDVMMPEMDGVQLCKEIKADPKISKTIVVLLTALTHREAMLKGWEAKADEYLCKPFHPEELIVRVKSLLAIAEDRKSNLEALEQKNFELEFANAELEAFSYSVSHDLRAPLRAIQGYTQMIIEDHSSVLDPEGVRFLNVLVESTKRMENLIDNLLEFSKVGKKELKDSTFDLTEVAENVVSLIKDQTEHHAEIIIHPLAKVTTDRDMMSYVFQNLISNAVKYSAKKEKPKVEIGVTNTEKGKTFFVKDNGAGFDMKYYSRLFGVFQRLHRQDEFSGTGVGLAIVHRIVTRYKGSVWAEGKLGEGASFFFTLGEKAGTAVGFHN from the coding sequence ATGGATCATTCTTCCGCTTCAAACCCTGACTTTCGTGTTCTTTTCGAATCGGTTCCTGGTTTGTATCTGGTACTTTCTCCAGAGCTCAAAATAATAGCGGTGAGTGATGGCTATCTTAGGGCCACTCGGACTGAAAGAGATAAAATTTTAGGCAGGGGAATTTTCGAAGTTTTTCCGGATAATCCTGACGATCCGGAAGCAACCGGCGTAAGCAATCTTCATAGTTCTCTTCTTCGTGTTTTGGAAACCAAAGCCCAGGATACCATGGCGGTCCAAAAATACGATATCCAACTTCCAAAAGAAGAAGGTGGCGGATTTACAGTCAAGTATTGGAGTCCTTTGAACGTGCCTGTCCTGAACAAACAAGGAAAGGTAGAATACATCATCCATAAAGCGGAAGATATCACTGAGTTCGTTCTTTTAAAACAAAGAGGAGAACAACAAACCGAGATGACTGAAGCTCTTCGTTCTAGAACCGAAGAGATGGAAACAGAGATAATCCGACGTTCTCAGGAATTACAGTCTGCAAATAAAAGTTTGAGAGAGACTGAAAAGATCAAAAATGAATTTTTTGCAAATATTTCCCATGAACTTAGAACTCCTCTTAGTTTGATCCTAGCTCCCGTAGAATCCATTCTTTCCGATAAAGGATCCAATCTTTCTTCCGGCAATATTCAGATGTTGGGAACGGTACATAATAATTCAGTCAGACTTCTTCAGATGGTGAATAGTCTATTAGATTTTTCTAAATTTGAAGCGGGAAAGATGAAGGTAGAACTTGAGCCTACTAATATTAGTAATTTAGTTCATACAATCCTAAAAGATTTCGAGCCGAGCGCTTTAGAGAAGAATATACAGATCCAAAAGGAACTTCCTTCTTCCGACCTGAATGTTTTGATAGATCGTTATTTGTTCGAAAGGATCTTCTTTAATCTTCTCTCTAATGCTTTAAAATTCACTCCTAAAGATGGGAATATCTCAGTCATTCTCAAATATTCCGAAAACCAACTTCTTCTTTCCGTTCAAGATTCCGGGATCGGGATCTCGGAAGAAGACCAAAAGATCATCTTCAAAAAGTTCCAACAGGCAGAGGGTTCATCTACCAGAAGATACGGCGGAACAGGACTTGGTCTTTCAATGGTAAAAGATTTCTCGGAACTTTTGGGCGGTTCTGTAGAAGTTACCAGCAAACTGAACTCAGGAAGCAAATTTAGTGTTAAAATTCCGGCTCAAAAAGCGGATTCAGGGGAGAAGGAACCTTCTTCCAAAATTTTCTCCCATTCTCCCCAATATTCTAATTTAGAAATATCGAATAAAGAAGGCGCAGATCTTTCCGATAAACCGAAAGTTCTGATCTGCGAAGACAATGAGGATCTTGCTAGTTATATTTATTCTCTTCTTTCTCCTTTGTACCGAGTTAAGTCTGCTAGGAACGGAAGAGAAGGTCTGAAATTAGTATATTTCTGGGAACCAGACTTAGTTCTTTCGGATGTGATGATGCCTGAGATGGACGGGGTCCAACTTTGTAAAGAGATCAAGGCGGATCCTAAAATTTCCAAAACGATCGTGGTCCTTCTTACCGCATTAACCCATAGAGAGGCGATGTTAAAAGGCTGGGAGGCAAAGGCGGACGAATACCTATGCAAACCTTTCCATCCGGAAGAATTGATCGTAAGAGTGAAGTCCCTTCTCGCAATTGCAGAAGATAGAAAAAGTAATTTAGAAGCTTTAGAACAGAAAAATTTCGAATTAGAATTTGCGAATGCGGAGTTGGAAGCATTCTCCTATTCGGTTTCCCATGACTTGAGAGCGCCTTTAAGAGCGATCCAAGGTTATACCCAGATGATCATAGAAGATCACAGCTCCGTTCTGGATCCTGAAGGAGTCCGATTCTTGAATGTGCTCGTCGAATCCACAAAAAGAATGGAGAACCTGATCGATAATTTATTAGAATTCTCTAAAGTAGGTAAAAAGGAACTTAAGGATTCCACCTTCGATCTCACGGAAGTCGCAGAAAATGTAGTGAGCTTGATCAAAGATCAAACGGAACATCATGCCGAAATCATAATCCATCCGCTTGCAAAAGTAACCACGGACAGGGACATGATGTCTTACGTGTTCCAAAATCTGATCTCCAATGCGGTAAAATATTCCGCTAAAAAGGAAAAACCTAAGGTGGAGATTGGAGTTACGAATACTGAAAAAGGAAAAACGTTCTTCGTAAAAGATAATGGCGCCGGCTTCGATATGAAATATTACAGTCGACTCTTCGGTGTTTTCCAAAGACTGCATAGACAGGACGAATTCTCAGGTACTGGAGTAGGTCTCGCGATCGTACATAGGATCGTTACGCGATACAAGGGTTCGGTTTGGGCAGAAGGTAAACTGGGAGAAGGTGCGTCCTTCTTCTTTACCTTGGGAGAAAAAGCAGGAACCGCGGTCGGTTTTCACAATTGA